Proteins co-encoded in one Arachis hypogaea cultivar Tifrunner chromosome 11, arahy.Tifrunner.gnm2.J5K5, whole genome shotgun sequence genomic window:
- the LOC140176178 gene encoding uncharacterized protein: MLQWVMKLSGFDLKYEAQTVIKSQYLADFVAEYTERPGDLTTWSLYIDGSSNKAGSGAGVILESDEGTRIDLSLRFEFLASNNQEEYEALLAGLKLAKQVRAKKFVVLSDSQVITLQTNDTYQAKDPTMKKYLDEAQE, from the coding sequence ATGCTACAATGGGTCATGAAACTGTCCGGGTTTGACCTAAAGTATGAAGCTCAAACAGTAATTAAGTCACAATACCTTGCTGACTTTGTCGCTGAGTACACGGAAAGGCCAGGAGACCTAACTACATGGAGCTTATACATAGATGGGTCATCAAACAAAGCCGGAAGTGGGGCAGGTGTCATTTTAGAAAGCGACGAAGGAACCCGGATAGATCTCTCCTTAAGATTCGAGTTCCTTGCTTCCAATAACCAAGAAGAATATGAGGCATTACTCGCTGGCTTAAAACTGGCTAAACAAGTGAGGGCTAAGAAATTTGTAGTGTTAAGTGATTCGCAAGTAATAACTTTGCAAACCAACGACACTTATCAAGCCAAAGACCCTACTATGAAGAAGTACTTGGATGAAGCCCAAGAATAA